Below is a genomic region from Trichocoleus desertorum ATA4-8-CV12.
AATCACTTTACGGATTGAGAGCAGCACTCCTGGCATGTAGCAAGCGCGATCGCTCGTATCGTGCCGCAGGGTGTAAATTTGTCCAGCCGCACCAAAAATGACTTCTTGATGAGCAATTAAACCGGGCAAGCGTACACTATGAATGCGAATTCCTTCATCGGCTAAGGCTCCTTTCGCTCCGGATATTTTTTCGGTTTCTTCAACAGTTGGTGAGTTAAACGTTTTGCCGAGTTCTGCTAGCATTTGTGCCGTTTGTAGCGCTGTCCCGCTCGGAGCATCTGCTTTTTGGTTGTGGTGCAGCTCAATAATTTCGACGTGATCAAAATATTGAGAAGCTTGAATGGCCGCTTGTTGCAGCAACACCATGCCGATGGAGAAATTAGGGATGATCAGGCATCCAGTACTCGCTTTGTCAGCAAATTTGGCTAACTCTTGAATCTGAGTTGGGCTGAAGCCAGTTGTGCCCACCACAGGACGTACGCCGTAAGCGATCGCCGCTCTAATATTGTCATACACACCATCGGGATGCGTAAAATCGACCATCACCCCTAGTTGTTTCTCTTGGCCTGCCATCGCCAGGACTGGCTCGAATTCACTCAGGATTGGCACTTCTAAAGGACCGCATCCAGCCACTTCCCCCACATCTTGACCCATGTATTTGGGATTGCGATCGACCGCACCGATGAGAGTCATATCCGTTGCTTGAGCAACCGCCTTCACGACTTCGCGACCCATTTTGCCCGCAGCTCCATTCACCACAACCGGAATGGGAAGTTGACTTGTCATGATCTAAATTGTGTCTCTGGATGTAATAAGCGCATTTTAGAACGACTGGCAGTGATTCGATGGCTTCGCTAGGCTGGGTTAGTCATGGAGAGCTGTTAGAGTTTGTTTATATAAAGTCATAACTAAAGGAAGTGGCTTTAATTGAGAGCAAATTTAGTTAAGAGAAAAGAATATATAGTTCCGGCAATTTCAGGGTGAAGGTTCGCTTGTAAACGCTGTGGCTAATGGCTAACCTCTGTGATTTCTAAACTGGCGCATCGAATCCGTTTGACACGGCCTAGCCTAGGACGCTGGCATCAGCTAATGGCGATTGTGACTCAACCCGCACTGGTGGCGGGGGTAATTGTTACAGGGCTGGTGTTGGGGGTGCGGCAAGTTGGGGGATGGCAGCATCTGGAGGTAGCTGCGTACGATCGCTTGGTGCAACTACAACCCGATGTGGGACCCGATCCACGCCTACTCGTGGTTGCCATTACCGAGTCAGACATTCAAGCTCAAAATAGATGGCCTATTTCTGACCAGGCGATCGCTCAAGCCCTGGCCGAGTTGCAGCGCCACCAACCAGCAGCCATTGGTTTAGATATCCTGCGAGAAATTCCTCAGCCACCGGGACGTACAGCTCTGCTACAGCAACTCCAAGCGCCGAATGTCATTGCGATCGCGACGCTGGGCGATACCGCTCACAATCGGACCCAAGTTCCTCCTGGCGTTCCGGCTGAACGAGTTGGGTTTAACGACATTGTTTCTGACTCGGACAACGTGATTCGGCGCAATTTCATCTTTGGTCAAGATGAGGCCACCAATGCCACCACAGGTGAAGCCACTGAGTTGTATTCCTTGTCGTTACGTCTGGCATTGAAGTACTTGGCGGGTCGAGGCATCACCCCAGAACAGCCTTGGAAAAACTATCAAGCTATTCGTTGGGGGCGGGCTGTGCTGACTCCTCTAAAAAACACTTCGGGCGGCTACGTCAATGTAGATGCAGCGGGCTATCAAGTTTTGCTGAACTACCGCTCTACATCACAGGTGGCGCGGCAGGTGACCCTGACACAGGTATTACAACGCCAAGTTGACCCAGCTTGGATCAAAGGCAAAGTGGTCTTGATTGGTACGACCGCACCAAGTATCAAGGATTTGTTTTTGACCCCCTACAGCGCCGTTGAGCAGGGGAATCCTAATGTCCCTGGGGTAGTCATTCATGCTCATATGGTGAGCCAATTTCTTAGTGCTGCTTTAGGCCAGCGATCGCTTTTTTGGTTTTGGCCAGAGTGGGGAGAAATATTGTGGATTGTCGGCTGTTCGGTGGTGGGAGCGTTACTAGCTTGGCAGATTCGGCATCCTCTCCACCTCGGCGTTGTTTGCACTGTGGCAGTCGGGGGGATATTTCTTGTTTGTTGGGTTGGGTTTACCCGATCTGCCTGGATTCCCTTCGTCGCTCCGGCGATCGCGCTAGTCGGAACATCGAGTGGTTTGATCGCTTACTTTGCTTACCGCTCAGATCAAGAGCGCAAAACTATCGCGCAGCAAGCCGAAGATCAAGAGAAAACCATTGCCTTATTAAAAACTTTTTTAAGCTCGGCTACCCCAACCTATACCTCTAGGGGGGACAGTACTTTGGGTGATACTACACTGATGCCCACCCAAAGTACTAGGCGGAGTGTGACTACTTATGTTCCTACTAGTAGCACCAAGCCCCATGAGGTGACTGAAGCCGATACCCAGACTTTTTTAGATCAACATGCCGCAGATGCAACAGAAAGCCAGGTTAGCGATCGCTCTCGGTTTCTGTTGAGTCGGCGCTACAAAATTGACCGGATTTTGGCATCCGGTGGCTTCAGTTTGACCTATTTAGCTCAAGATACTCAGCGTCCAGGTAATCCTATCTGTGCCGTGAAGCATTTAGTTCCTGCCCGCAGCGACGCTCGGTTTTTGCAGACTGCTAGACGCCTATTCCAAACGGAGGCTGAAATTTTAGAGAAACTGGGAAAGCATGACCAAATTCCTCAGCTTCTGGCCTCTTTTGAAGAAAATGCTGAATTTTATCTAGTAGAAGAGTTTATTGAGGGTCATCCCCTCGCTGAGGAGTTGCCTTCTGGGACGCAACTGAGCGAAGCTCAAGTCGTAGAGTTACTCAAGCGCATCTTAGAAGTCTTGGCGTTTCTGCATGAGCGGCATGTAATTCATCGGGACTTGAAGCCCAGCAACATCATGCGTCGCCAGCTCGATCAACAACTGGTTTTGATTGATTTTGGAGCAGTCAAACAAATGCAGCCCCAGGACTACAGAACTTCAGATGGCAATGCCCCAGACGAAGGATTTACCGTTGCGATCGGCACTCGTGGCTATGCCCCTCCAGAGCAGTTGGCTGGATACCCTGGCCTCAGTAGCGATGTCTATGCGCTAGGGATGATCGCCATCCAAGCCTTGACTGGGCGGATGCCTTACCAACTCTCACCGAATCCTGAGACGGGTACTGTGATTTGGCGGGAGTCGGTCCAAGTCAGTGAGCAATTCGCGGCGATTTTGGATCGCATGGTCTGCTACTACTTCAACGAGCGATATCAATCTGCTGGCGAGGTTTTGCGGGATCTTAAAGCGCTAGAGACTTGATGCCAGGGGTGTGAGTGAATTTAGCTCTAGGCTGTATGGCAAAATGAGAGACAGTCATCAAATATTCTTAAGATCTAGGTAATCCTGTGAGTCTGACTGCCCAAGCTAGCCCAAATTCAAAATCAGCTACTCGCCGCCTGGTGTTTCCCTTCACAGCCATTGTGGGTCAGGAGGAAATGAAACTGGCCCTGCTGCTGAACGTCATTGATCCTAAGATTGGCGGCGTCATGATCATGGGCGATCGCGGCACAGGTAAATCCACCACCATTCGTGCCTTGGCTGACCTGCTGCCCGAAATTGAAGTAGTAGCAGATGACCCCTTCAACAGCCACCCCACCGATCCAGAACTGATGAGCGATGCCGTCAAACAACTGGTAGAGCAGCAGGGGGGCGTTAAAGTGGCCCAGAAAAAAGTCATCATGGTTGACTTGCCCCTTGGTGCGACTGAAGACCGAGTTTGCGGCACCATCGACATTGAAAAAGCTCTTTCAGAAGGGGTTAAGGCATTCGAACCTGGCCTTTTAGCCAAGGCCAACCGAGGCATCCTCTATGTGGATGAAGTCAACCTGTTGGATGACCACTTGGTAGACGTACTGCTTGACTCTGCGGCCTCTGGTTGGAACACAGTTGAGCGCGAAGGTATCTCCATTCGGCACCCCGCCCGCTTTGTATTGGTCGGTTCGGGGAACCCAGAAGAAGGCGAACTGCGACCCCAACTGCTCGATCGCTTCGGGATGCACGCCGAGATTCGCACCGTCAAAGAGCCAGCGCTGCGGGTGCAAATCGTAGAGCAACGGACTGAGTTTGACCAAAATCCTCAAGCTTTTCTAGAGCAATATCAGGCCCAGCAGGATGAGCTACAAGAGCGCTTAGTGGGAGCACAAGAACGCCTCAAGTCTGTCAGCATGGACTATGACTTGCGTGTAAACATCTCTCAGGTTTGTTCTGAGTTAGATGTCGATGGACTCCGGGGTGATATTGTGACGAACCGGGCCGCCAAGGCGATCGCTGCCCTGGAAGGCCGCACTGAAGTTACAGTCGATGACATCCGCCGAGTTGTCACCCTCTGCCTCCGCCACCGCCTCCGCAAAGACCCCTTAGAATCGATTGACTCTGGCTACAAAGTGGCAAAAGTATTCAATCGAGTGTTTGGCTTAGAAGAGGTAGAAACTGAAGCGGTAGCTGCGACTAACGGCACTGGCGCTAGAGCCCGCTAAACGAGAAGCTCACTAAGCAAACATGGAAAAACGCATCCTAGGATTAGACCCCGGATTGGCGATCCTAGGATTCGGCATGATTTTGGGTAGGGACGAAGGCAACCATGCTCCTACCCTGCTTGATTTTGGGGTAATTCAAACTCCAGCTCATACAGCAATGGGCGATCGCCTTTGCACCATTCATGATGACTTGCATACCTTACTAAATCAGTGGCAACCTGACCTAGTTGCGATTGAAAAGCTATTTTTTTATCGCATGGGCAACACAATTGCCGTGGCCCAAGCTCGTGGCGTCTTGATGCTGGTATTAGCGCAACACAAAGTCCCCTGTGTGGAATTTACTCCAGCTCAGATTAAACAAGCCTTAACAGGTTACGGTGGAGCCGATAAGCAGGAAGTGCAGCAAGCCGTGGCGCGCGAACTTAGCTTAGATGCTATTCCTAGGCCAGACGACGCTGCTGATGGCCTTGCCGTGGCTTTGACAGCTTGGTTTCAGCGTTAGGGATATCTCGCGTTATTTCTAGACTGCTAGGTTGCCTTGTGCCTCTCTAAAGGCAGATGTGAGTCATTGGCTAGATTAGTAAAGTTGTGAGCGTTAACACAACTCAAGTTAATTTGTTCCCTGTTGCTTAGCCCCCATGCAGGAAAAATTTTTAATATCCCCTAAACAGAAAGAAGAGTTATTCCATACTGAGCTGGTTAAACATGGAATTCCATATCATAAGGCGGCAAAAGCGGCCAAGATTTTGGTCTCTAACCCACCAGACGAAACACTAAGTGATGAAGAAGCCAAACTAGTGCAGGAGACTTGCAGAGAGTGGTTAAGGCAGCGTCAGCGTTGGAATAGTGTGCTGCAACAACTAACGACATTTAACTCCAGTCAAAATCTAGATACTCACCGCTCTCGGCAAGCTGTAGATAAAAACAGGTAAAAAGCTTT
It encodes:
- the ruvC gene encoding crossover junction endodeoxyribonuclease RuvC is translated as MEKRILGLDPGLAILGFGMILGRDEGNHAPTLLDFGVIQTPAHTAMGDRLCTIHDDLHTLLNQWQPDLVAIEKLFFYRMGNTIAVAQARGVLMLVLAQHKVPCVEFTPAQIKQALTGYGGADKQEVQQAVARELSLDAIPRPDDAADGLAVALTAWFQR
- the dapB gene encoding 4-hydroxy-tetrahydrodipicolinate reductase, with amino-acid sequence MTSQLPIPVVVNGAAGKMGREVVKAVAQATDMTLIGAVDRNPKYMGQDVGEVAGCGPLEVPILSEFEPVLAMAGQEKQLGVMVDFTHPDGVYDNIRAAIAYGVRPVVGTTGFSPTQIQELAKFADKASTGCLIIPNFSIGMVLLQQAAIQASQYFDHVEIIELHHNQKADAPSGTALQTAQMLAELGKTFNSPTVEETEKISGAKGALADEGIRIHSVRLPGLIAHQEVIFGAAGQIYTLRHDTSDRACYMPGVLLSIRKVIQLKSLVYGLEKIL
- a CDS encoding protein kinase; translated protein: MVSQFLSAALGQRSLFWFWPEWGEILWIVGCSVVGALLAWQIRHPLHLGVVCTVAVGGIFLVCWVGFTRSAWIPFVAPAIALVGTSSGLIAYFAYRSDQERKTIAQQAEDQEKTIALLKTFLSSATPTYTSRGDSTLGDTTLMPTQSTRRSVTTYVPTSSTKPHEVTEADTQTFLDQHAADATESQVSDRSRFLLSRRYKIDRILASGGFSLTYLAQDTQRPGNPICAVKHLVPARSDARFLQTARRLFQTEAEILEKLGKHDQIPQLLASFEENAEFYLVEEFIEGHPLAEELPSGTQLSEAQVVELLKRILEVLAFLHERHVIHRDLKPSNIMRRQLDQQLVLIDFGAVKQMQPQDYRTSDGNAPDEGFTVAIGTRGYAPPEQLAGYPGLSSDVYALGMIAIQALTGRMPYQLSPNPETGTVIWRESVQVSEQFAAILDRMVCYYFNERYQSAGEVLRDLKALET
- the bchI gene encoding magnesium chelatase ATPase subunit I; this translates as MTAQASPNSKSATRRLVFPFTAIVGQEEMKLALLLNVIDPKIGGVMIMGDRGTGKSTTIRALADLLPEIEVVADDPFNSHPTDPELMSDAVKQLVEQQGGVKVAQKKVIMVDLPLGATEDRVCGTIDIEKALSEGVKAFEPGLLAKANRGILYVDEVNLLDDHLVDVLLDSAASGWNTVEREGISIRHPARFVLVGSGNPEEGELRPQLLDRFGMHAEIRTVKEPALRVQIVEQRTEFDQNPQAFLEQYQAQQDELQERLVGAQERLKSVSMDYDLRVNISQVCSELDVDGLRGDIVTNRAAKAIAALEGRTEVTVDDIRRVVTLCLRHRLRKDPLESIDSGYKVAKVFNRVFGLEEVETEAVAATNGTGARAR